In the genome of Methanobrevibacter sp. TMH8, one region contains:
- a CDS encoding glycosyltransferase: MPKISVILPVYNVEDYLKETLDSIINQTLKDIEIICIDDGSTDNSLKILEEYAEKDKRIIVLNQENSGAGVARNKGLKISKGEYLSFLDADDIFKPEMLEKAYEKSKKLSLDIINFGVNDFKDDISNLKRVPHDMNKKRLPKKEVFNYKDFPKYIFNTFQNWTWNKLFRKEFIEKNNIKFQEIHRTNDLLFTSKALIKAKRISILDIPLVNYRRNENSCQSNNHLYPKDFYYAFLELKNFLIEEGIFDDLKQSFVNFGVSGCLHNLNSLKTQESYRELYEFLHETGLKELSISEVPENYFYEKKYLKIRDIEKYPLIKASSKPKVSIVVPIFNVEDYLKIALDSLVNQTLKDIEIICVNDGSTDKSAEIIEDYAARDERIKIISKSNSGYGHSMNLGMDQAKGEYIGILEPDDYVALKMYETLYKKAIQHDLDFIKGDFRNFRDEQGNRIFTYSNLADFDYYNCIINPKKDFKAFKFNKQTWAGIYKRNFLVENDIKHNETPGASFQDNGFWFQTFCFAEKIMILDKAFYFYRKDNPNQSTTNKEKVFIIFEEWEFIKNKLNKILSESDDLKSVYESCKYKSYIFHYRRVANKFKKGFLEKFHEEFVLANQKGNLNEDFFSPANWYLLNLIINDPEEFYKAYGNNQSNLRKMLKSLSFILKKEWKHPKQVINLLRAYKTIKKSNLFNGAYYTKKYPKAYSSKYNPIDHYMFYGYKKNYLPSEKFDSLHYLRQYSDVEKNGENPLLHYVLYGKSEGRAINPEKDFDYKIDIANKKINTQSALFNVIFKGCELETKHNIKSLQKFSLEFLKFIDKICEKHEIDYWLNKNSLIGAFNKKGFFPWDDGIDIGMIRKDYDKFISIIEDEIISNNLENTIKPIRNYGPVCSYGWGEITTYLRFNYLSENEIGFFDILPYDYINKNNKYKEDIEGIRNLEIKKYKRSIEANSIYDNISNDSINISTNEKKLLKKSMQKLDLDYKKTDYLIPGVDSDEKFCIINSKDIFPLKSIEYENYQFKCPFDPQKVLISEYDEDINDLTEIIKFHNTNEDYFNSLNINISTLEEDIKKIESINKIKK; encoded by the coding sequence AAGACATAGAAATAATTTGCATAGATGATGGTTCTACAGATAATTCATTGAAAATATTAGAAGAATATGCAGAAAAAGATAAGAGAATCATAGTATTAAATCAGGAAAATAGTGGTGCGGGAGTTGCTAGAAATAAGGGATTGAAAATCTCAAAAGGAGAATATCTCTCATTTTTAGATGCTGATGACATTTTTAAACCTGAAATGTTAGAAAAAGCTTATGAAAAATCCAAAAAATTATCTTTGGATATTATAAATTTTGGAGTTAATGATTTTAAAGATGATATTTCTAATTTAAAAAGAGTTCCCCATGATATGAACAAAAAAAGATTGCCTAAAAAAGAGGTTTTTAATTATAAAGATTTTCCGAAATATATTTTCAATACATTTCAAAATTGGACTTGGAATAAACTATTTAGAAAGGAATTTATAGAAAAAAATAACATTAAATTCCAAGAAATACATAGAACTAATGACCTTTTATTTACTTCTAAAGCATTAATAAAGGCAAAAAGGATCTCTATACTAGATATTCCCCTGGTAAATTATAGAAGAAATGAAAATAGCTGTCAAAGCAACAATCATTTATATCCAAAAGATTTTTATTATGCTTTTTTAGAATTAAAAAATTTTTTAATAGAAGAAGGTATTTTTGATGATTTAAAACAAAGCTTTGTTAATTTTGGAGTTAGTGGATGTCTGCACAATTTAAATTCATTGAAAACACAAGAATCTTACAGAGAACTCTATGAATTCTTACATGAAACTGGATTAAAAGAACTTTCAATAAGTGAAGTACCAGAAAACTATTTTTACGAAAAAAAGTATCTAAAAATTAGAGATATCGAAAAATACCCTTTAATAAAAGCATCAAGCAAGCCTAAAGTATCTATTGTAGTTCCAATATTCAATGTTGAAGATTATTTAAAAATTGCTTTAGATAGTCTTGTAAATCAAACTTTAAAAGATATAGAAATTATTTGTGTGAATGATGGTTCTACAGATAAATCTGCAGAAATAATTGAAGATTATGCGGCTAGAGACGAAAGAATTAAGATAATATCCAAATCGAACTCTGGTTATGGACATAGTATGAATTTAGGTATGGATCAAGCTAAAGGAGAATATATCGGAATTTTAGAACCAGATGACTATGTTGCACTTAAAATGTATGAAACATTATATAAAAAAGCAATACAACATGACCTTGACTTCATAAAAGGTGATTTTAGAAACTTTAGAGATGAACAAGGAAATAGAATATTTACATATTCAAATTTAGCTGATTTTGACTATTATAATTGTATTATAAATCCTAAAAAAGATTTTAAAGCATTTAAATTCAATAAACAAACCTGGGCAGGCATATACAAACGAAATTTCTTAGTTGAAAATGATATAAAGCATAATGAAACACCAGGTGCATCTTTCCAAGATAATGGTTTTTGGTTCCAAACCTTTTGTTTTGCAGAAAAAATAATGATATTAGATAAAGCATTTTATTTTTACAGAAAAGATAATCCTAATCAATCAACAACTAATAAAGAAAAGGTTTTTATAATATTTGAAGAATGGGAATTCATAAAAAATAAATTAAACAAAATATTATCTGAATCAGATGATTTGAAATCTGTTTACGAATCTTGCAAATATAAATCCTATATTTTTCATTATAGGAGGGTTGCTAATAAATTTAAAAAGGGTTTTTTAGAGAAGTTCCATGAAGAATTTGTTTTGGCAAATCAAAAAGGGAATTTAAATGAAGATTTTTTTAGCCCTGCTAATTGGTATCTTTTGAACTTAATAATCAATGATCCTGAGGAATTTTATAAAGCATATGGTAATAATCAATCTAATCTTAGAAAAATGTTGAAAAGCCTATCTTTTATTCTTAAAAAAGAATGGAAACACCCCAAACAGGTTATAAATCTTTTAAGAGCTTATAAAACTATTAAAAAATCGAATCTATTTAATGGAGCTTATTACACTAAAAAATATCCTAAGGCATATTCATCCAAATATAATCCAATTGACCATTACATGTTTTATGGATATAAAAAAAATTATCTCCCCAGTGAAAAGTTTGATAGCCTGCATTATTTGAGACAATATTCCGATGTGGAGAAAAATGGAGAAAATCCTTTATTGCATTATGTACTTTATGGAAAAAGTGAAGGTAGAGCTATAAACCCAGAAAAAGATTTTGATTATAAAATAGATATAGCTAATAAAAAAATTAATACACAAAGTGCATTATTTAATGTAATTTTTAAAGGTTGTGAACTTGAAACAAAGCATAATATTAAATCCTTACAAAAATTTTCTCTAGAATTTTTAAAATTTATTGATAAAATCTGTGAAAAACATGAGATTGATTACTGGTTAAATAAAAATAGCTTAATTGGAGCATTTAATAAGAAAGGATTTTTCCCTTGGGATGATGGAATTGATATTGGAATGATAAGAAAAGATTATGATAAATTTATATCTATAATAGAAGATGAAATAATATCAAATAATTTAGAAAATACTATTAAGCCTATTCGAAATTATGGTCCTGTTTGTAGTTATGGATGGGGAGAAATCACAACTTATCTTCGGTTCAATTACTTGTCAGAAAATGAAATAGGGTTTTTTGATATTTTACCTTATGATTACATAAATAAAAATAATAAATACAAAGAGGATATAGAAGGAATTAGGAACTTAGAAATTAAAAAATATAAAAGGTCCATTGAAGCAAATAGCATATATGATAATATATCAAATGATTCTATCAATATATCAACTAATGAAAAGAAATTACTTAAAAAATCAATGCAAAAACTAGATTTAGATTATAAAAAAACTGATTATCTTATTCCAGGGGTAGATTCAGATGAAAAATTCTGTATTATAAATTCAAAGGATATTTTTCCACTTAAATCAATTGAATATGAAAATTATCAGTTTAAATGTCCATTTGATCCTCAAAAAGTTTTAATTTCCGAATATGATGAGGATATAAATGATTTGACTGAAATCATAAAGTTTCATAATACAAACGAAGACTACTTTAATTCATTAAATATTAATATTTCAACTTTAGAGGAAGATATAAAAAAAATAGAAAGTATTAACAAAATTAAAAAGTAA
- a CDS encoding acyltransferase family protein: MKINNINYLQSFFNDKKNSFNSNNISKENHEEKNATTSKIRLNKYDNLKGLAIILVVLGHIIPRFDGFPIYANIYNLIYIFHMPIFFFVAGYFSKVTENSDLKAFKSLMIPFFVFSILWYVFDYLLRGNVSDLPFILPPSGLWFLLALFFMKLFLPIFTKIKHMFWLSLILALLIGICDIPNNILAVSRFLCFTPVFLVGYYYKNSEKYLNNLKPKIKKAMIIVRDFIYNNKLILVIILIVSLIIIDIIGNYILPGRFTFRLSYMGLHQGIKYGMLKRLFVISAGIIITFLITLLMTDKKSFLTKIGRNSLAIYLLHFYLIVFSNMFITKTHIGHLISHNVVFSGIYLVVATMIIVIILSPNIFNDSIRKLNDYVWDIFFKIPIK; this comes from the coding sequence TTGAAAATAAATAATATAAATTATTTACAATCATTTTTCAATGATAAAAAAAATTCTTTTAATTCAAATAATATTTCAAAAGAAAACCATGAAGAAAAAAATGCTACAACTTCAAAAATAAGGTTGAATAAATATGATAATTTAAAAGGATTAGCTATAATATTAGTTGTTTTAGGCCATATTATTCCTCGTTTTGATGGTTTTCCTATTTATGCTAATATTTATAACCTTATTTACATTTTTCACATGCCAATTTTCTTCTTTGTAGCAGGATATTTTTCTAAAGTTACTGAAAATTCTGATTTAAAAGCATTCAAATCATTAATGATTCCTTTCTTTGTTTTCAGCATCCTTTGGTATGTTTTTGATTATCTTCTAAGAGGTAATGTATCAGATTTACCTTTTATCCTACCACCCTCAGGATTATGGTTTTTATTGGCTTTATTCTTTATGAAGCTCTTTTTACCAATTTTTACTAAGATTAAACATATGTTTTGGCTATCTTTGATACTGGCTTTATTAATTGGTATTTGTGATATTCCAAACAATATATTAGCTGTAAGCAGATTTTTATGTTTCACCCCAGTATTCTTAGTTGGATACTACTATAAAAATTCAGAAAAATATTTGAATAATTTGAAACCTAAGATTAAAAAGGCCATGATAATTGTTAGAGATTTTATATATAATAATAAACTTATTTTAGTCATTATTCTAATCGTTTCTCTAATAATAATTGATATTATCGGTAATTACATTCTCCCTGGCAGATTCACATTTAGATTATCATACATGGGATTGCATCAAGGAATAAAATATGGTATGTTAAAAAGACTTTTTGTTATATCAGCTGGAATAATAATAACTTTCCTAATTACCTTACTTATGACAGATAAAAAATCATTTTTAACTAAAATTGGACGTAATTCTTTAGCTATTTATTTATTACATTTTTATTTAATAGTTTTCTCCAATATGTTTATAACTAAAACACATATAGGCCACTTAATATCTCACAATGTTGTATTTTCTGGGATTTATCTTGTAGTAGCTACAATGATTATCGTGATTATTTTATCTCCTAATATTTTTAATGATTCTATTAGAAAATTAAATGATTATGTTTGGGATATATTTTTCAAAATACCAATTAAATGA
- a CDS encoding acyltransferase family protein yields the protein MFINKINNLSNIFRENSSEKLEITTKNHEESKTKHRINKYDNLKGLAIILVVLGHILVSFEAYSIYYSLRDIIFVFHMPIFFFVAGYFSRTSYSSRLKAFQSLIIPFFLFGAFYYIFRFFLDGSVPDAPFAVPPRGLWFLLSLFLMKLFLPIFDKVKHMFWIALALALFVGIFDVTNNIFALTKTFCFLPAFLLGYYFKNSDKYLNNLKPFIKKIFLKIRDFILDNKKFTILFLILFILAVGYLTNGFNHQNFLFELSYHEMHLKNIVGMAMRLFIISAGLIIVLLLTYVMTNKKTFLTKLGRNSLAIYILHFYFLKFSQMFISKTSIGHLIESNVFLIAIYLFIVVGLIVGLLSRDFVSNAVKWLIDLVNKLLFGDNKNIS from the coding sequence ATGTTCATAAATAAAATAAACAATCTTTCAAATATTTTTAGAGAAAATTCAAGCGAAAAACTAGAAATCACAACTAAAAATCATGAAGAATCCAAAACAAAACATCGAATAAACAAATATGATAATCTTAAAGGTCTTGCAATAATATTGGTTGTTTTAGGCCATATTTTAGTTTCTTTTGAAGCTTATTCTATTTATTATAGTCTAAGGGATATTATTTTTGTATTTCACATGCCAATTTTCTTTTTTGTAGCAGGATATTTTTCAAGAACATCATATTCATCAAGATTAAAAGCATTTCAATCATTAATAATTCCTTTCTTTTTATTTGGGGCATTTTATTATATTTTCAGATTTTTCCTAGATGGTAGTGTTCCTGATGCTCCTTTCGCTGTTCCTCCAAGAGGATTATGGTTTTTATTATCTCTATTTTTAATGAAATTGTTCTTACCAATATTTGATAAAGTTAAACATATGTTTTGGATAGCTTTAGCATTAGCTTTATTTGTAGGAATTTTTGATGTAACTAACAATATATTCGCTTTAACTAAGACTTTTTGCTTTTTACCAGCATTTCTGTTAGGATATTATTTTAAAAATTCAGACAAATATTTAAATAACTTAAAACCATTTATTAAAAAGATATTTTTAAAAATTAGAGATTTTATACTTGATAACAAGAAATTTACAATTTTATTTTTAATATTATTTATATTAGCTGTTGGATATTTGACTAATGGATTTAATCATCAAAATTTTTTATTTGAACTTTCATATCATGAAATGCATTTAAAAAATATTGTAGGAATGGCGATGAGACTTTTTATAATTTCTGCTGGATTGATAATAGTATTGTTATTAACATATGTAATGACTAATAAAAAAACTTTTTTAACTAAATTAGGACGTAATTCTTTAGCTATATATATTTTACACTTCTATTTCCTCAAATTCTCTCAAATGTTTATTAGTAAAACTTCAATAGGACATTTGATAGAGAGTAATGTTTTTCTAATAGCTATTTATCTTTTTATTGTAGTTGGATTAATTGTAGGTCTTTTATCCCGTGATTTTGTTAGTAATGCAGTTAAATGGCTCATTGATCTTGTGAACAAATTATTGTTTGGTGATAATAAAAACATTTCATAG
- a CDS encoding LicD family protein — translation MIFNIIKEEKGNPKKIYKMLKAYNKIKKYNLFDEKYYFEKNPHIDFSKINPMDHYIYHGYKEGKNPSKNFDGNFYLEKYKDVKSSNQNPLVHYVLFGKKEGRIPNKDDFKYFKELILKNDKKLKKQEAIIDSYKRLFDVIFIDQDFYPKNTLKDVQDMCLEILRFVDNVCKKHDIDYWLDVGTLLGAIRHGGYIPWDDDIDLGMMRNDYIKFIKVLDDEIKLNGLDEVMDARRQRLFNDNKSVYACIQMKYYTSYSLGMIDIFPYDYVSIDKENMNEDFAKMYAKERTDYRKEIVDTKEIFDKGNYMSLQKSDKEDEILEKHTDKLNISLQKSTNWIIPGFEGSCTFRFIENKCIFPLRNIKFENYEFKAPHIPSKYLALKYGKNYMELPDVVLFHERRKYLRYKRNNHKVFREQIYKLKNINDNFKFS, via the coding sequence ATGATTTTCAATATTATAAAAGAAGAAAAAGGTAATCCAAAAAAAATTTATAAGATGCTAAAGGCTTATAATAAGATAAAAAAGTATAATCTTTTTGATGAAAAATACTATTTTGAAAAAAATCCTCATATTGATTTTTCTAAAATAAATCCTATGGATCATTATATTTATCATGGTTATAAAGAAGGAAAAAATCCAAGTAAAAATTTTGATGGAAATTTTTATCTTGAAAAATATAAAGATGTAAAATCTTCTAATCAAAATCCTTTAGTTCATTATGTTTTGTTTGGAAAGAAAGAAGGAAGAATACCTAATAAAGATGATTTTAAATATTTTAAAGAGCTAATTTTAAAAAATGATAAGAAACTTAAAAAACAAGAGGCTATAATAGATTCTTACAAAAGACTTTTTGACGTGATATTCATTGATCAAGATTTCTATCCAAAAAATACATTGAAAGATGTTCAGGATATGTGTTTAGAAATATTGAGATTTGTTGATAATGTTTGTAAGAAACATGATATTGATTATTGGTTAGATGTTGGTACATTATTAGGTGCTATACGCCATGGAGGATATATTCCATGGGATGATGATATAGACCTTGGAATGATGAGAAATGATTATATTAAATTTATAAAAGTTTTGGACGATGAAATTAAATTAAATGGTTTAGATGAAGTAATGGATGCTAGACGTCAAAGATTGTTTAATGATAATAAAAGTGTTTATGCATGTATACAAATGAAATATTACACATCTTATTCTTTAGGTATGATAGATATTTTTCCTTATGACTATGTTTCTATAGATAAGGAAAACATGAACGAAGATTTTGCTAAAATGTATGCAAAAGAACGTACAGACTATAGAAAAGAAATTGTTGATACAAAAGAAATCTTTGATAAAGGAAATTATATGTCTCTACAAAAATCAGATAAAGAAGATGAAATACTCGAAAAACATACTGATAAATTGAATATATCACTTCAAAAATCTACTAATTGGATAATTCCTGGATTCGAAGGTAGTTGTACATTTAGATTTATAGAAAATAAATGTATTTTTCCTCTAAGAAATATTAAATTTGAAAATTATGAATTCAAAGCTCCACATATCCCTTCAAAGTATTTGGCACTTAAATATGGAAAAAATTATATGGAACTTCCAGATGTTGTATTGTTTCATGAAAGAAGGAAATATTTGAGATATAAAAGAAACAATCATAAGGTTTTCAGGGAACAAATATATAAATTAAAAAATATTAATGACAATTTTAAATTTAGCTAA
- the glf gene encoding UDP-galactopyranose mutase encodes MSKYDYLIVGSGLFGSIFAHEMNKNEKKCLVIEKRSHVGGNVFTENIENINVHKYGAHIFHTNNKEVWDYIQQFAEFNRYTNSPIAIYKDELYNLPFNMNTFHQMWGIKTPEEAKKIIKAQKEEANIKNPKNLEEQAISLVGKDIYEKLIKGYTEKQWGKKCSELPSFIIKRLPVRFTYDNNYFNDLYQGIPIGGYTKIIEKLLNGIEIKLNTDFFDDKENWKNIADKIVYTGMIDQYYDYCFGELEYRSLEFKHETKNVENYQGNAVVNYNESEIPYTRIIEHKHFENIDSCKTIITKEYPIKWEKGYEAYYPINDEKNLKIFEKYQKLGNKEENMIFGGRLALYKYYDMWEVIEESLKAVKSEMNNFKNNEK; translated from the coding sequence ATGTCAAAATATGATTATTTAATCGTTGGATCTGGATTGTTTGGATCAATTTTTGCCCATGAAATGAATAAAAATGAAAAAAAATGTTTAGTTATAGAAAAAAGATCCCATGTTGGAGGTAATGTTTTCACAGAAAATATTGAAAACATAAATGTACACAAATATGGGGCTCATATTTTCCATACAAATAATAAAGAAGTTTGGGATTATATTCAGCAATTTGCAGAGTTCAATAGATATACAAATTCTCCTATAGCTATTTATAAAGATGAACTCTACAATTTACCATTTAATATGAATACATTTCATCAAATGTGGGGAATTAAAACTCCTGAAGAAGCAAAAAAAATAATTAAGGCTCAAAAAGAAGAAGCTAACATAAAAAATCCAAAAAATCTAGAAGAACAGGCAATTAGCTTAGTTGGTAAAGATATTTATGAAAAATTAATTAAAGGCTACACAGAAAAACAATGGGGAAAAAAATGTAGCGAGCTACCATCTTTTATTATTAAAAGACTTCCTGTTCGATTTACTTATGATAATAATTATTTTAATGATCTTTATCAAGGAATTCCAATTGGAGGCTATACTAAAATAATAGAAAAACTCTTAAATGGAATTGAAATAAAATTGAATACTGATTTTTTTGATGATAAGGAAAATTGGAAAAATATAGCTGATAAAATTGTATATACTGGTATGATAGATCAATATTATGACTATTGTTTTGGTGAATTAGAATATAGGTCATTAGAATTTAAGCATGAAACAAAAAACGTGGAAAATTATCAAGGGAATGCTGTTGTAAATTACAATGAAAGTGAAATCCCTTATACCAGAATAATAGAACATAAACATTTCGAAAACATTGATTCTTGTAAAACTATTATTACAAAAGAATATCCTATTAAATGGGAAAAAGGATATGAAGCTTATTATCCAATAAATGATGAAAAAAATCTAAAAATATTTGAAAAATATCAAAAATTAGGAAATAAAGAAGAAAATATGATATTTGGTGGAAGATTAGCTTTATATAAGTATTATGACATGTGGGAAGTTATTGAAGAATCATTAAAGGCTGTAAAATCAGAAATGAACAATTTTAAAAATAATGAAAAATAA
- the rfbA gene encoding glucose-1-phosphate thymidylyltransferase RfbA — protein MKGIVLAGGSGTRLYPITKAVSKQLLPLYDKPMIYYPISVLMLAGIKEILIISTPHDLPQYKLLLGDGSDLGISFSYAVQENPNGLAEAFIVGEDFIGEDTVALVLGDNVFYGHRLTEILENASKVNEGAIIFGYYTKNPEDFGVVEFDNEKNVLSIEEKPKNPKSNYIVPGLYFYDNEVIEIAKKVKPSERGELEITSVNEEYLKRNKLKVKLLGRGMAWLDTGTHMGLLEAANFIETVQKRQGLYIACLEEIAYYKGYIDKNKLIKLAKSLEKTEYGEYLLKLSNQTI, from the coding sequence ATGAAAGGAATCGTTTTGGCAGGAGGATCTGGAACTAGGTTATATCCAATTACAAAAGCTGTTTCTAAACAATTACTCCCATTGTATGATAAACCAATGATTTATTATCCTATATCTGTTTTAATGCTTGCGGGAATTAAAGAAATTCTAATTATATCCACGCCTCATGATTTACCACAATATAAACTCTTATTAGGGGATGGAAGTGATTTAGGAATATCATTTAGTTATGCTGTTCAGGAAAATCCCAATGGATTAGCTGAAGCATTTATAGTTGGTGAGGATTTTATTGGTGAGGATACAGTTGCTCTTGTTTTGGGAGATAATGTTTTTTATGGTCATAGATTAACTGAAATATTGGAAAATGCTTCTAAAGTTAATGAAGGAGCAATTATTTTTGGATATTACACAAAAAATCCTGAAGATTTTGGTGTTGTTGAATTTGACAATGAAAAAAATGTACTTTCAATTGAAGAAAAACCAAAAAATCCAAAATCAAACTATATTGTTCCAGGACTTTATTTTTATGATAATGAGGTTATTGAAATAGCTAAAAAAGTTAAACCTTCTGAGAGAGGAGAATTAGAAATTACTTCTGTTAATGAAGAATATTTGAAGAGAAATAAGCTTAAAGTTAAACTTTTAGGAAGAGGAATGGCTTGGTTAGATACTGGAACTCACATGGGTCTTTTGGAAGCTGCAAATTTTATTGAAACAGTTCAAAAAAGACAAGGACTATATATAGCTTGCTTAGAAGAAATAGCTTATTATAAAGGATATATTGATAAAAATAAACTGATTAAACTTGCTAAATCATTGGAAAAAACTGAATATGGTGAATATTTACTTAAATTATCTAATCAAACAATTTAA
- the rfbD gene encoding dTDP-4-dehydrorhamnose reductase, with protein sequence MKILITGYKGMLGSDLVETLKNENQHELILTDVEELDITKLDQVKKILNEENPEVIINVAAYTDVDGCETNRDLAYNINSIGPKNLAVVADEINAKLLHISTDYVFDGNNSKPYIEGDKTNPKSYYGETKLQAELFIKNEMKNYFIVRTAWLYGFNGKNFVKTMLELSKNNDKITVVNDQHGSPTFTKDLAIAICELIKTDKYGTYHVTNNDNCTWYEFASKIFELANIKINIIPVTTSEYPTPAQRPKYSVLSNEKWKNAGFNSLRHYEDALKSYMEIELENN encoded by the coding sequence ATGAAGATTTTAATAACTGGGTATAAAGGAATGTTAGGTTCAGATTTAGTTGAAACTTTAAAAAATGAAAATCAACATGAATTAATACTTACCGATGTTGAAGAATTAGATATAACTAAGTTAGACCAAGTAAAAAAAATTTTAAATGAAGAAAATCCTGAAGTTATAATTAATGTAGCTGCATATACAGATGTTGACGGCTGTGAAACTAATCGTGATTTAGCATATAATATTAATTCTATTGGTCCTAAGAATTTAGCAGTTGTTGCAGATGAAATTAATGCTAAATTATTGCATATTAGTACAGATTATGTTTTTGATGGAAATAATTCAAAACCTTATATAGAAGGTGATAAAACTAATCCTAAAAGTTATTATGGGGAAACTAAACTTCAAGCAGAATTATTTATTAAAAATGAGATGAAAAATTATTTTATAGTTAGAACTGCTTGGTTATATGGGTTTAATGGAAAAAATTTCGTTAAAACAATGTTAGAATTATCTAAAAATAATGATAAAATAACAGTTGTTAATGATCAACATGGTTCTCCTACTTTTACTAAAGATTTAGCTATAGCTATTTGTGAACTTATTAAAACAGATAAATATGGAACTTATCATGTTACAAATAATGATAATTGTACTTGGTATGAATTTGCAAGTAAAATATTTGAATTAGCAAATATTAAAATTAATATTATACCTGTGACTACATCAGAATATCCCACACCAGCTCAAAGACCAAAATATTCCGTTCTTTCTAATGAAAAATGGAAAAATGCTGGTTTTAATTCATTGAGACATTATGAGGATGCTCTTAAAAGTTATATGGAAATTGAATTAGAAAATAATTAA
- a CDS encoding UDP-glucose/GDP-mannose dehydrogenase family protein — protein MNITVIGTGYVGLVTGACFSEMGNNVYCVDVDEDKIKSLKNGIMPIYEEHLEKIVNRNYKNGNLIFTTNLEEGLSKSDICFIAVGTPMAEDGCADLSVVFQVAKNIGELMTNDLIVVTKSTVPVGTGDKIKEIIQKELDIRKTNYNFEMVSNPEFLKEGTAVEDSMRPDRVIIGSNNEGTINTIKELYAPYVKNHDRFIIMDIRSAEMSKYASNAMLATRISFMNEVANICEKVGADINQVRLGLGSDTRIGYSFLYAGCGYGGSCFPKDVNALIKTGEIAGYSPKILKEVENVNNEQKMVIVNKIKEKFGKDLSNLRFGLWGLSFKPGTDDMREAPSVIIINELIKSGAKLKAYDPKAKEVAEDIFNDNPNIEFYNNKYDVLDDCDGLIIVTEWNEFRSPDFDEISNRLTNKVIFDGRNQFDKELLNRIGFEYYQIGA, from the coding sequence ATGAATATAACTGTAATTGGAACAGGATATGTTGGATTAGTCACAGGAGCTTGTTTTTCAGAAATGGGAAATAATGTTTACTGTGTGGATGTTGATGAAGATAAGATAAAATCCTTGAAAAATGGTATAATGCCTATTTATGAAGAACATTTGGAAAAAATAGTCAATAGAAACTACAAAAATGGAAATCTTATTTTTACAACAAATTTAGAAGAAGGATTATCGAAATCAGATATTTGTTTTATAGCTGTAGGCACTCCAATGGCTGAAGATGGATGTGCTGATTTAAGTGTTGTTTTTCAAGTAGCTAAAAATATTGGAGAACTAATGACTAATGATCTTATTGTTGTTACTAAATCAACAGTACCTGTTGGAACTGGAGATAAAATTAAAGAAATCATTCAGAAAGAGTTAGATATAAGAAAAACTAACTATAATTTTGAAATGGTCTCTAATCCTGAGTTTTTAAAAGAAGGGACTGCTGTTGAAGATTCAATGAGGCCTGATAGAGTTATAATAGGTTCTAATAATGAAGGAACTATAAATACAATTAAAGAACTTTATGCACCTTATGTTAAGAATCATGATAGGTTTATTATAATGGATATTAGAAGTGCAGAAATGTCTAAATATGCATCTAATGCAATGTTAGCTACTAGAATTTCTTTTATGAATGAAGTAGCTAATATTTGTGAAAAAGTTGGGGCAGACATTAACCAAGTCAGACTAGGTTTAGGAAGCGATACTCGAATAGGTTATAGCTTTTTATATGCAGGCTGTGGTTATGGTGGAAGTTGTTTTCCAAAGGATGTAAATGCACTTATTAAAACAGGCGAAATTGCTGGTTATTCTCCTAAAATATTAAAAGAAGTAGAAAATGTTAATAATGAACAGAAAATGGTCATTGTTAATAAAATTAAGGAAAAATTTGGAAAAGATCTTTCAAATTTGAGATTTGGGTTATGGGGGTTGTCTTTTAAACCAGGAACTGACGATATGAGGGAAGCTCCTTCTGTAATAATTATCAATGAATTAATTAAATCTGGTGCAAAATTGAAAGCTTATGATCCTAAGGCTAAAGAAGTTGCTGAAGATATTTTCAACGATAACCCAAATATTGAATTTTATAATAATAAGTATGATGTTTTAGATGATTGTGATGGACTTATTATTGTAACTGAATGGAATGAATTTAGAAGTCCTGATTTTGATGAAATTTCTAATAGATTAACTAACAAAGTCATTTTTGATGGTAGAAATCAATTTGATAAAGAATTATTAAATAGAATTGGCTTTGAATATTATCAGATTGGTGCTTAA